The following are from one region of the Novipirellula artificiosorum genome:
- a CDS encoding AtpZ/AtpI family protein — translation MDESERRTTTGPMRAEPTDAPIEGSGLLPPGQRFSSDTAWFRYAGMGLELAGTTLLLTALGYWIDAWRDAERPLATALGMLVGFSLGMTRFIIVALNSGVSQGATPPGRHMSEKH, via the coding sequence ATGGATGAATCTGAGAGAAGAACGACGACCGGACCGATGCGGGCCGAACCGACGGACGCACCCATCGAGGGCAGCGGTTTGTTGCCGCCAGGTCAACGGTTTTCGTCAGATACGGCATGGTTTCGCTACGCCGGCATGGGGCTTGAACTGGCCGGGACGACCCTCCTCCTTACCGCGTTGGGATACTGGATTGATGCTTGGCGCGACGCCGAGCGGCCGTTGGCGACCGCACTGGGCATGCTCGTTGGATTCAGCCTTGGGATGACTCGATTCATCATCGTGGCACTCAACAGTGGGGTGTCGCAAGGCGCTACGCCGCCAGGAAGGCATATGAGCGAGAAACACTAA
- the atpH gene encoding ATP synthase F1 subunit delta — protein MSEAPKHDTVLDTGAEQLGRTYARALMGAAQNEGVADQVVEQLGRVVDDYLSQSEPLATTFASPRVKQEEKIRVIDRLFADDFHPVLVKFLKVMAHRERLGYVAAVRIAAETLLDESVGQVVASVRTATALNEALRGQVTERLSAVLGRAVRLEETVDPDLVGGMVIRVGDTVFDGSVANRLDQMGRKAREGFSSQLMKRFESFLNDNT, from the coding sequence ATGAGCGAAGCCCCGAAACACGACACGGTTCTTGATACCGGCGCCGAGCAATTGGGCAGGACCTACGCGCGGGCTCTGATGGGTGCAGCACAAAACGAAGGGGTGGCCGACCAAGTGGTCGAGCAGCTCGGTCGCGTCGTGGACGATTACCTTTCGCAAAGTGAACCGCTTGCCACGACGTTCGCGTCGCCTCGCGTGAAGCAGGAAGAAAAGATTCGTGTCATCGATCGACTCTTTGCTGACGATTTTCACCCAGTGCTTGTGAAGTTCTTGAAGGTGATGGCCCATCGTGAGCGTCTCGGCTACGTCGCCGCTGTCCGCATCGCAGCCGAAACCTTGTTGGATGAATCGGTGGGACAAGTTGTAGCATCCGTTCGTACGGCCACCGCACTCAATGAAGCCCTGCGTGGGCAAGTCACCGAACGATTGTCGGCCGTGTTGGGTCGGGCGGTTCGGTTGGAGGAAACGGTCGACCCCGATTTGGTCGGCGGGATGGTGATTCGCGTTGGCGACACGGTGTTCGACGGCAGCGTCGCCAATCGGCTTGATCAAATGGGCCGTAAGGCTCGCGAAGGCTTCTCGAGCCAGTTGATGAAACGGTTTGAGTCGTTTTTGAATGACAACACGTAA
- the atpE gene encoding ATP synthase F0 subunit C has protein sequence MFEMAMMLAQEAVVQDSMNFGKMGLGIGVGLVILGAGWGIGRIGGTAVESISRQPEAAGPISTQMLISAALIEGVTVIALIVMFMLNG, from the coding sequence ATGTTTGAAATGGCGATGATGTTGGCACAAGAGGCCGTCGTTCAAGATTCAATGAATTTCGGCAAGATGGGCCTTGGCATCGGCGTTGGTCTTGTGATCCTTGGCGCAGGCTGGGGCATTGGCCGTATCGGTGGCACCGCAGTGGAATCCATTTCGCGTCAACCCGAAGCCGCTGGCCCGATTAGCACCCAAATGCTAATTTCCGCGGCGTTGATCGAAGGGGTGACCGTGATTGCGTTGATTGTGATGTTCATGCTTAACGGCTAG
- a CDS encoding DUF4912 domain-containing protein has translation MIKTADLKAQTRRELAELAKNYGVEGWHGMRKDDLVTAISKVQRRLRRKADAKNGTKSDKKKASPNSRSRPSVVNRSTSKVDVKQTPTPSNSTSRPAPSKSARIAAARARTAAANSQRAAEEMSKKEENERISAKTARIRAQMRSRRETMQQHRDLSTGTLVGGSAVSKGANRVRAAEPHQDRVVLLVRDSYWLQASWEITRASVQRAESAMAERWHSAKPMLRLLAVGDISNNRAEVVARDIPIHGGVDNWYIDVDEPPARFRVVIGYLADTGDFYTLCRSNVVETPNPGECERLDEHWSDIAEDYERIYSLSGGYDNDAGDLKEVFEDRLQRPMPSRGDQGQMVADPSLLRQTRLPFKVDAELIVFGKTTPNATVSIAGRPVKLQADGSFTVRMKLPDKRQVLPVTAESRDGLRQRTTVVAVERNTKVMETVELDDRF, from the coding sequence GTGATCAAGACCGCAGACTTAAAAGCACAAACACGACGCGAACTCGCTGAATTAGCCAAGAATTATGGAGTCGAAGGCTGGCACGGGATGCGGAAAGACGATCTCGTCACCGCGATCTCGAAGGTCCAGCGGCGTCTACGGCGGAAAGCGGATGCGAAGAATGGGACCAAAAGCGATAAGAAGAAGGCATCGCCGAATTCGCGGTCCCGTCCGAGCGTTGTGAATCGATCAACTTCCAAGGTGGATGTGAAGCAAACGCCGACTCCGAGCAATTCAACCAGTCGACCCGCGCCGAGCAAGTCGGCTCGAATCGCAGCCGCCCGAGCCCGGACCGCTGCGGCGAATTCTCAGCGAGCAGCAGAGGAGATGTCCAAGAAAGAGGAAAACGAGCGGATTTCAGCAAAAACCGCTCGCATTCGAGCTCAGATGCGTAGCCGACGAGAAACGATGCAACAGCACCGTGATCTTTCCACCGGCACGTTGGTTGGTGGTTCGGCCGTCTCCAAGGGCGCAAACCGGGTCCGAGCGGCGGAACCTCACCAAGACCGAGTGGTGTTGCTGGTGCGTGACTCTTATTGGCTTCAAGCGAGTTGGGAGATCACACGAGCGAGTGTCCAGCGAGCTGAGTCGGCCATGGCCGAGCGGTGGCATTCTGCGAAACCGATGCTGCGACTGCTGGCGGTTGGCGACATTTCCAACAATCGTGCCGAAGTGGTTGCGCGGGATATCCCCATTCATGGTGGGGTGGACAACTGGTACATCGACGTGGACGAGCCACCGGCGCGATTCCGCGTCGTCATCGGGTATTTGGCAGATACCGGTGATTTCTACACGCTTTGCCGCAGCAATGTTGTCGAAACGCCGAATCCCGGCGAATGCGAGCGGCTCGATGAGCACTGGAGTGACATTGCGGAAGATTACGAGCGAATTTATTCACTCAGTGGCGGCTACGACAACGACGCTGGTGACTTGAAGGAGGTTTTCGAGGACCGTCTGCAGCGTCCAATGCCTAGCCGAGGTGATCAGGGCCAAATGGTGGCCGACCCCAGCTTGCTACGACAAACCAGGTTGCCGTTCAAGGTCGATGCGGAGCTGATCGTGTTCGGCAAGACCACTCCGAATGCAACGGTGAGTATCGCCGGTCGACCGGTCAAGCTTCAAGCCGACGGTTCGTTCACCGTTCGAATGAAGCTACCGGACAAGCGTCAAGTTTTGCCGGTCACGGCGGAAAGCCGCGATGGTCTTCGCCAACGGACGACGGTGGTCGCCGTCGAACGGAATACGAAAGTGATGGAAACGGTCGAGTTGGACGATCGTTTCTAG
- the atpF gene encoding F0F1 ATP synthase subunit B, with protein MLLKLVRLSIPCLVAVTFGGISSTVCFAEAADAVHQNAAVDGEGQAIEHEDAHTPPILQFDVGSAVVNIGIFLGVLAILSKFVWPPVLNGLKAREDKIHSDLANAERINTEARTMLDQYQTKLDEASGQVQAMLAEARQDAEANSQRILAEAKAEADRNRERAVADIDTAKKVALTELAGQTSNIAMQVAKQVVGRELRPEDHADLVRQSLDRLPSNN; from the coding sequence ATGCTTTTGAAATTGGTTCGTTTGTCGATTCCGTGCCTCGTTGCAGTGACGTTTGGCGGCATCTCGTCAACGGTTTGTTTTGCGGAGGCTGCCGATGCGGTGCATCAAAACGCTGCGGTCGACGGTGAAGGCCAAGCGATTGAACACGAAGATGCCCATACGCCACCGATTTTGCAGTTCGATGTCGGTTCGGCGGTCGTCAACATTGGGATCTTTCTCGGCGTGTTGGCCATTTTGTCAAAGTTCGTATGGCCGCCAGTCCTCAATGGTTTGAAAGCACGCGAGGACAAGATCCATAGTGACTTGGCAAATGCTGAGCGAATCAATACGGAAGCTCGTACGATGCTCGATCAGTACCAAACGAAGCTTGACGAAGCGTCCGGTCAAGTCCAAGCGATGTTGGCCGAGGCACGTCAAGATGCCGAGGCCAACAGCCAACGGATTTTGGCCGAGGCGAAAGCAGAAGCCGATCGCAATCGCGAGCGTGCGGTTGCTGATATCGACACAGCGAAAAAAGTCGCACTGACCGAGCTCGCCGGACAAACGTCGAACATCGCGATGCAAGTTGCCAAGCAAGTGGTCGGTCGCGAACTTCGCCCCGAAGATCATGCCGATTTGGTTCGCCAATCGCTCGATCGATTGCCCAGCAATAATTAG
- the atpB gene encoding F0F1 ATP synthase subunit A, giving the protein MPFLVAAADHSPITHVVPHPLHPEPIFDLHVGGGDIPALNIYDGHYRFFITNHLMMTAVAAITVFIVFAYVAMRVRPKGEGLQAYKTKGRFSQLFETMAAFIRDEVARPNLGSLTDKYIYYIWTVFFFILFCNVMGLIPIGYILQSITGDTHFSHWGGTATGNLSLNVMLALTSFAAILFIGIRETGAKAFFAHFNPVGWDDPKMLLIGIPLYVLEWVGLLIKSVVLAMRLFGTMMAGHLVIAAIVSLVFMAAKVSPMLGYGVEFSVILGGIALTLLELFICFLQAFIFTFLTVLFISMTATHHEDHEHDDPHSDAGRMDLDKITDLKRLGPLVD; this is encoded by the coding sequence ATGCCTTTCCTCGTTGCCGCTGCCGATCATAGCCCAATCACTCATGTGGTTCCGCATCCGCTGCATCCTGAGCCGATTTTTGACCTCCACGTTGGGGGTGGCGACATTCCAGCGTTGAACATCTACGACGGGCACTATCGGTTCTTCATCACCAATCATTTGATGATGACGGCGGTGGCAGCGATCACGGTATTCATCGTTTTTGCCTATGTGGCGATGCGAGTTCGTCCGAAAGGCGAAGGATTGCAGGCCTATAAAACGAAGGGTCGGTTTTCGCAATTGTTTGAAACGATGGCCGCGTTCATCCGTGACGAAGTGGCTCGCCCAAATCTTGGCTCCTTGACCGACAAGTACATCTACTACATTTGGACCGTTTTCTTCTTCATCCTGTTTTGCAATGTGATGGGTTTGATTCCGATCGGTTACATCCTTCAATCGATTACGGGCGACACTCATTTTTCGCACTGGGGGGGAACCGCGACGGGGAACTTGTCGCTCAACGTGATGTTGGCGCTGACGAGTTTCGCGGCGATTTTGTTTATTGGGATTCGCGAAACGGGTGCCAAAGCTTTTTTTGCCCACTTCAACCCGGTCGGCTGGGACGATCCCAAGATGTTGCTGATTGGTATCCCGCTCTACGTCTTGGAGTGGGTGGGTCTGCTCATCAAGTCGGTGGTCCTTGCCATGCGACTTTTCGGAACCATGATGGCGGGGCACCTTGTGATTGCCGCCATCGTTAGCCTTGTTTTCATGGCCGCGAAAGTTTCTCCGATGCTCGGCTACGGCGTAGAGTTCTCAGTGATTCTCGGTGGCATTGCCCTTACGCTGTTGGAGTTGTTCATCTGTTTCTTACAGGCGTTCATCTTCACGTTTTTGACGGTCCTGTTCATTTCGATGACTGCCACGCACCACGAGGATCACGAACATGATGATCCCCATTCGGACGCGGGACGAATGGACCTGGATAAAATCACGGACCTGAAACGTTTAGGTCCCTTGGTCGACTAG